In Pseudomonas hamedanensis, a single window of DNA contains:
- the mmsB gene encoding 3-hydroxyisobutyrate dehydrogenase, with product MKIAFIGLGNMGAPMARNLIKAGHTLNLVDLNKTVLAELEQLGGTIRGSAREAAEDADLVITMLPAAVHVRSVWLGEEGVLAGIRQGVPAVDCSTIDPQTARDVAAAAAKHGVAMADAPVSGGTGGATAGTLTFMVGATPELFATLQPVLAQMGRNIVHCGEVGTGQIAKICNNLLLAISMVGVSEAMALGDALGIDTGVLAGIINSSTGRCWSSEMYNPWPGIVETAPASRGYTGGFGAELMLKDLGLATEAARQAHQPVVLGAVAQQLYQAMSQRGDGGKDFSAIINSYRKPQ from the coding sequence ATGAAAATCGCATTTATCGGGCTGGGCAACATGGGCGCGCCGATGGCCCGGAACTTGATCAAGGCCGGCCACACGCTGAACCTGGTCGACCTGAACAAAACCGTGCTGGCGGAGCTGGAGCAACTGGGCGGGACCATCCGTGGATCGGCGCGCGAGGCGGCGGAAGATGCCGATCTGGTGATCACCATGCTGCCGGCCGCTGTGCATGTGCGCAGCGTCTGGCTGGGTGAAGAGGGCGTACTCGCCGGGATTCGCCAAGGCGTACCGGCGGTGGATTGCAGCACCATCGATCCGCAGACCGCCCGCGATGTGGCCGCCGCGGCGGCGAAACACGGCGTGGCCATGGCTGATGCGCCAGTTTCCGGCGGCACTGGCGGCGCGACGGCCGGGACGCTGACCTTCATGGTCGGCGCCACCCCGGAACTGTTCGCGACGCTGCAACCGGTGCTGGCGCAAATGGGCCGTAACATCGTGCATTGCGGTGAAGTCGGCACCGGGCAGATCGCCAAGATCTGCAACAACCTGCTGCTGGCGATTTCCATGGTTGGCGTCAGTGAAGCGATGGCCTTGGGTGATGCACTGGGCATCGACACTGGCGTGCTGGCCGGCATCATCAACAGCTCGACCGGGCGTTGCTGGAGTTCGGAGATGTACAACCCGTGGCCGGGCATCGTCGAAACGGCCCCGGCTTCGCGCGGTTATACCGGCGGATTCGGTGCGGAACTGATGCTCAAGGACCTCGGGCTGGCGACGGAAGCGGCGCGGCAGGCGCATCAACCGGTGGTGCTCGGTGCCGTGGCGCAGCAGTTATATCAGGCGATGAGCCAGCGCGGTGACGGCGGGAAAGACTTCTCGGCGATCATCAACAGCTATCGCAAACCGCAGTAA
- a CDS encoding CoA-acylating methylmalonate-semialdehyde dehydrogenase translates to MNASLTPNETTVQKVKLLIDGEWVESQTAEWHDIVNPATQQVLAKVPFATAAEVDAAVSAAQRAFQTWKLTPIGARMRIMLKLQALIREHSKRIAVVLSAEQGKTIADAEGDIFRGLEVVEHACSIGTLQMGEFAENVAGGVDTYTLRQPIGVCAGITPFNFPAMIPLWMFPMAIACGNTFVLKPSEQDPLSTMLLVELAIEAGVPAGVLNVVHGGKDVVDGLCTHKDIKAVSFVGSTAVGTHVYDLAGKHGKRVQSMMGAKNHAVVLPDANREQALNALVGAGFGAAGQRCMATSVVVLVGAAKQWLPDLKALAQKLKVNAGSEPGTDVGPVISKKAKARILELIESGIKEGAKLELDGRDISVPGYEQGNFVGPTLFSGVTTDMQIYTQEIFGPVLVVLEVDTLDQAIALVNANPFGNGTGLFTQSGAAARKFQSEIDVGQVGINIPIPVPVPFFSFTGSRGSKLGDLGPYGKQVVQFYTQTKTVTARWFDDDSVNDGVNTTINLR, encoded by the coding sequence ATGAACGCATCGCTTACGCCCAACGAAACCACGGTCCAGAAGGTCAAGCTGTTGATCGACGGCGAGTGGGTCGAATCGCAGACCGCCGAGTGGCACGACATCGTCAACCCGGCGACCCAGCAAGTGTTGGCCAAGGTCCCGTTCGCCACCGCCGCTGAGGTCGATGCCGCTGTCAGCGCCGCCCAGCGTGCCTTCCAGACCTGGAAGCTGACCCCGATCGGCGCGCGGATGCGCATCATGCTCAAGCTGCAAGCGCTGATCCGCGAACATTCCAAGCGCATCGCCGTGGTCCTCAGCGCCGAGCAGGGCAAGACCATCGCTGACGCTGAGGGCGATATTTTTCGTGGCCTGGAAGTGGTCGAACACGCCTGCTCCATCGGCACCCTGCAAATGGGCGAGTTCGCCGAGAACGTCGCGGGTGGCGTCGACACCTATACGCTGCGCCAGCCGATCGGCGTCTGCGCGGGCATCACGCCGTTCAACTTTCCGGCGATGATTCCGCTGTGGATGTTCCCGATGGCGATCGCCTGCGGTAACACCTTCGTGCTCAAGCCTTCGGAACAGGATCCGCTGTCGACCATGCTGCTGGTCGAATTGGCGATCGAGGCCGGCGTTCCTGCTGGCGTGCTCAACGTTGTTCATGGCGGTAAGGATGTGGTCGATGGCCTGTGCACGCACAAGGACATCAAAGCCGTGTCGTTCGTCGGTTCGACCGCGGTCGGCACTCACGTTTACGATCTGGCCGGTAAACACGGCAAACGCGTGCAGTCGATGATGGGCGCGAAAAACCACGCCGTGGTGCTACCGGATGCCAATCGCGAACAGGCGCTGAATGCCTTGGTCGGTGCCGGTTTCGGTGCAGCCGGGCAACGCTGCATGGCCACCTCGGTGGTGGTGCTGGTGGGCGCGGCGAAACAATGGCTGCCGGATCTGAAAGCGTTGGCGCAGAAACTCAAGGTCAACGCCGGCAGCGAGCCGGGCACCGATGTCGGCCCTGTCATCTCGAAAAAAGCCAAGGCGCGAATCCTCGAGCTGATCGAAAGCGGCATCAAGGAAGGTGCCAAGCTTGAACTCGATGGTCGCGACATCAGCGTGCCGGGCTACGAACAGGGCAACTTTGTCGGTCCGACCCTGTTTTCGGGCGTGACCACCGACATGCAGATCTACACTCAGGAAATCTTCGGCCCGGTGCTGGTGGTGCTGGAAGTCGACACCCTCGATCAAGCGATTGCCCTGGTCAACGCCAACCCGTTCGGCAACGGCACCGGTCTGTTCACCCAGAGCGGCGCGGCGGCGCGCAAATTCCAGAGTGAAATCGACGTCGGTCAGGTCGGCATCAATATTCCGATTCCGGTGCCGGTGCCGTTCTTCAGCTTCACCGGCTCGCGTGGTTCGAAACTCGGCGACCTCGGCCCGTACGGCAAGCAAGTGGTGCAGTTCTACACGCAGACCAAAACGGTCACGGCGCGCTGGTTCGATGACGACAGCGTCAACGACGGCGTGAACACCACCATCAACCTGCGCTGA
- a CDS encoding LysR family transcriptional regulator: protein MQKNITSLGSLNWDDLKFFLEVARTRKASTAAKRLAVDYTTVSRRIGSLEAALGTLLFEKSRTSGFVLTAEGQRLLGYAESIESTLHMACEQVSGSGVALSGHVRMGCTEGFGSFFITPQLSHFVDAYPAISVDILPLPHFISLSKREADIVIALERPEHGPYVCCKLCDYRLQLYATQDYLDKHPPIRRSADLSKHQFISYVDDLAFSSELLYLANVLPGASAHLRSTSVIAQFVAAQQGRSLAILPCFLAAQDPRLLPVLPEEIDITRQFWMYCREDLRKLKRITLLWDYIREVTERNQMLLMGESRDMQFAD, encoded by the coding sequence ATGCAAAAAAACATCACCTCATTAGGCTCGCTGAACTGGGACGACTTGAAGTTTTTCCTCGAAGTCGCCCGCACCCGCAAGGCCAGCACCGCCGCCAAACGCCTGGCCGTCGACTACACAACAGTGTCGCGGCGGATCGGTTCACTGGAAGCGGCGCTCGGTACGCTGTTGTTCGAAAAGTCCCGCACCAGCGGCTTCGTCCTGACAGCCGAGGGCCAGCGTTTGCTCGGGTATGCCGAGTCGATCGAAAGCACGCTGCACATGGCCTGCGAGCAGGTCTCCGGCTCAGGCGTGGCGCTGTCCGGGCATGTGCGCATGGGTTGCACCGAGGGCTTTGGCAGTTTTTTCATCACGCCGCAGTTGAGCCATTTCGTCGACGCCTACCCCGCGATTTCAGTGGACATCTTGCCGCTGCCACACTTCATCAGCCTGTCCAAGCGCGAGGCCGACATCGTCATTGCGCTGGAGCGCCCGGAACACGGGCCGTATGTCTGCTGCAAACTCTGCGATTACCGCTTGCAGCTCTACGCGACTCAAGACTATCTGGACAAACACCCACCGATCCGCCGCTCGGCTGACTTGAGCAAGCATCAATTCATCAGTTATGTGGATGATCTGGCGTTCAGCTCGGAGCTGCTTTACCTGGCCAACGTGCTGCCCGGTGCCAGCGCGCATTTGCGCAGCACCAGCGTGATCGCGCAATTCGTTGCGGCGCAGCAGGGGCGCTCGCTGGCGATTCTGCCGTGCTTCCTCGCCGCGCAAGATCCGCGTCTGCTACCGGTGCTGCCGGAGGAAATCGATATCACCCGGCAGTTCTGGATGTACTGCCGGGAGGATCTGCGCAAGTTGAAGCGGATTACGTTGTTGTGGGATTACATCCGGGAGGTGACTGAGCGCAATCAGATGTTGTTGATGGGTGAGTCTCGCGACATGCAGTTCGCCGACTAA
- a CDS encoding S-type pyocin domain-containing protein, protein MKKRVEVAPHGCVFAKSCTLPDGAINYITPSGAIPTDPVSLYGEFALLGGRERDAVRNVPLYKISGTLPASLGTLLLGGATTATAGSVSCGGLCTAGAVASGATTGIVGGALTGVVALLWPSSLGDSSLYSEQQLQSLKQARTRVRLHVGQEADGTLKGYGYNTQKRRDWEMIPVVQFVGQGSQQVADFGDGVTLIWTPVAEPSSTLGIPALESAPLAPQIWIYPPTEQADNIIVSPIYPDAYKDFILVFPADSGVQPLYIVISARHSPGVVTGQGHDVPGIWLAAAGTGLGAPIPAGIADQLRGKEFKSFDDFRAAMWTAVGNDADLLSQFNSTNREWLAKGNSPFAPKAERNGENARYEIHHIENIQHGGAVYDIENLRVATPKRHVQIHKEDSQKS, encoded by the coding sequence ATGAAGAAGCGCGTTGAAGTAGCCCCACACGGATGCGTCTTTGCCAAGAGCTGCACACTGCCTGACGGGGCGATCAACTACATCACTCCCAGCGGAGCCATTCCCACCGATCCTGTTAGCCTGTACGGCGAGTTTGCTTTGCTGGGTGGCCGTGAAAGGGATGCAGTAAGAAACGTTCCCCTCTACAAAATCAGCGGAACCCTGCCCGCCTCACTGGGAACGCTTCTATTAGGCGGCGCTACTACTGCCACCGCGGGCAGTGTGTCTTGTGGTGGTTTGTGTACAGCCGGGGCTGTGGCGTCCGGGGCTACTACCGGTATTGTCGGCGGTGCATTGACTGGAGTGGTTGCATTACTGTGGCCATCCAGCTTGGGCGACAGCAGCCTATATTCAGAACAACAGTTGCAGTCTCTCAAGCAAGCCCGAACACGTGTCCGATTACACGTTGGGCAGGAAGCCGATGGCACCTTGAAAGGATACGGGTACAACACCCAGAAGCGCCGTGACTGGGAAATGATTCCGGTAGTGCAGTTCGTTGGCCAAGGTTCCCAGCAAGTGGCTGACTTTGGTGATGGCGTTACATTGATATGGACGCCCGTGGCTGAGCCATCTAGCACTTTAGGAATTCCAGCGTTGGAAAGCGCACCGCTGGCGCCACAGATTTGGATTTATCCGCCGACTGAGCAGGCCGATAACATCATCGTCAGTCCGATTTACCCGGACGCTTACAAAGATTTCATTTTGGTATTCCCGGCTGATTCTGGTGTGCAGCCACTGTACATCGTTATCAGCGCTCGCCACTCACCGGGGGTTGTTACTGGTCAAGGGCATGACGTACCCGGCATCTGGCTTGCTGCCGCTGGCACGGGGCTTGGTGCACCGATACCGGCGGGAATTGCAGACCAGTTGCGGGGGAAGGAGTTTAAGAGCTTCGATGATTTCAGGGCTGCAATGTGGACGGCTGTAGGGAATGATGCCGATCTACTGAGTCAGTTCAACTCAACCAACAGAGAATGGTTGGCGAAAGGTAACTCACCATTTGCACCGAAAGCAGAACGTAACGGTGAGAATGCTCGTTACGAGATTCATCACATCGAAAACATCCAGCACGGCGGCGCGGTATACGACATAGAAAATCTCAGGGTGGCTACACCAAAACGCCACGTTCAGATTCACAAAGAAGACAGTCAGAAATCATGA
- a CDS encoding bacteriocin immunity protein, producing the protein MNNSFSDYTENEFVTLLQRIISHDGTELEVDKLVFHFEEVSEHPAGSDLIFYPEDGADDSAEGITRTLKEWRAAQGLPGFKD; encoded by the coding sequence ATGAACAACTCATTCAGCGATTACACAGAAAACGAATTCGTAACCCTGCTACAGAGGATCATTAGCCACGACGGCACGGAACTGGAAGTGGACAAGCTGGTGTTCCACTTCGAAGAAGTGAGCGAGCACCCTGCTGGTTCCGACTTGATTTTCTACCCCGAAGACGGCGCAGATGATTCAGCCGAAGGCATCACTCGAACACTCAAAGAATGGCGGGCAGCTCAGGGACTGCCGGGATTCAAAGACTAA
- a CDS encoding OmpA family protein, translating to MAALALSGCQSTPKGLSPAQIAVLKQQGFELTDEGWEFGLSGKVLFGSDVESLNAPSTAIVERIGKALLGAGIEHVRVDGHTDASGKETYNQQLSLRRAKSVANVLGTIGMKPENIQLQGLGSSEPVAPNDTAAGRTENRRVSIVVSAD from the coding sequence ATGGCGGCGCTGGCCCTGAGCGGTTGCCAAAGCACGCCAAAAGGCCTTTCTCCCGCGCAGATCGCCGTACTCAAACAGCAAGGCTTTGAACTGACCGACGAAGGCTGGGAATTTGGCCTGTCGGGCAAGGTGCTGTTTGGCAGTGACGTCGAGAGCCTCAACGCCCCCAGCACGGCAATCGTCGAGCGCATCGGCAAGGCCTTGTTGGGCGCCGGCATCGAACACGTGCGGGTCGACGGGCACACCGATGCGTCAGGCAAGGAAACCTACAACCAGCAACTGTCGCTGCGCCGTGCCAAAAGCGTCGCCAACGTGCTAGGCACAATCGGCATGAAACCCGAGAACATCCAGTTGCAGGGCCTTGGCAGCAGCGAACCGGTGGCGCCCAACGACACCGCCGCGGGTCGCACGGAAAACCGCCGGGTGTCGATTGTTGTCAGCGCCGACTAG
- a CDS encoding diguanylate cyclase domain-containing protein has product MRLFTSKTRPTLGSVIGRGHLIVALVGVAMASVSLTLLGVLALRVYADHNLHLIARSISYTVEAAVVFNDKAAATEALALIAATEEVADARVLDAQGQLIAQWQRAESGLFSELEMQITRAVLEKPVSLPIEHQNREIGRVLLIGHGGSLMRFLLSGLAGIVLCTAISAWVALYLARRQLRAIIGPLHGLAKVAHAARSERALDRRVPPAQIAELDNLGNDFNALLDELESWQTHLQNENETLAHQASHDSLTGLPNRAFFEGRLIRALRNGKKLDERVAVLFLDSDRFKGINDNFGHAAGDAVLVAVANRVRAQLREEDLVARLGGDEFAVLLTPLHSVEDAERIADKILASMDMPIALPGDSSVVTSLSIGVAVFPDHGTTPGALLNAADAAMYQAKRLSRGAQFTAGSEDPVDPVQSRS; this is encoded by the coding sequence ATGAGGCTGTTCACATCGAAAACCCGCCCGACCCTGGGCTCGGTCATTGGCCGTGGACACCTGATCGTCGCGCTGGTGGGGGTCGCGATGGCCAGTGTTTCGCTGACCTTGCTTGGCGTGTTGGCGCTACGGGTTTACGCCGATCACAATCTGCACCTGATTGCTCGCTCGATCAGCTACACCGTTGAGGCCGCTGTAGTTTTTAACGACAAGGCGGCAGCCACTGAAGCGCTGGCCCTGATCGCCGCCACCGAGGAAGTGGCAGATGCCAGGGTGCTGGACGCTCAAGGCCAATTGATTGCGCAATGGCAGCGAGCTGAAAGCGGTCTGTTCTCCGAGCTGGAAATGCAGATCACCCGCGCCGTCCTGGAAAAACCGGTGAGCCTGCCGATCGAGCATCAGAATCGTGAAATCGGCCGGGTATTGCTCATCGGTCATGGCGGTAGCCTGATGCGCTTTCTGCTCAGCGGCCTGGCCGGCATTGTGCTGTGCACCGCGATCAGCGCCTGGGTTGCGCTCTATCTGGCGCGGCGGCAGTTGCGCGCCATCATCGGCCCGTTGCACGGCCTTGCGAAGGTAGCGCATGCCGCGCGCAGCGAACGTGCGCTGGACCGGCGCGTGCCGCCGGCGCAGATTGCCGAACTCGACAACCTCGGCAATGACTTCAATGCCCTGCTCGATGAACTGGAGTCCTGGCAGACCCACCTGCAAAACGAAAACGAAACCCTCGCCCATCAAGCCAGCCACGACAGCCTCACCGGCCTGCCGAACCGGGCGTTTTTCGAAGGACGGCTGATTCGTGCCTTGCGAAACGGCAAAAAGCTGGACGAGCGTGTCGCCGTGTTGTTTCTCGACAGTGACCGTTTCAAAGGCATCAACGATAACTTCGGCCACGCTGCCGGCGACGCGGTGTTGGTGGCTGTCGCCAATCGCGTCCGCGCGCAACTGCGTGAAGAAGATCTGGTGGCGCGGCTGGGCGGTGACGAGTTCGCCGTGTTACTCACACCGCTGCACTCGGTCGAAGACGCCGAGCGCATTGCCGACAAAATCCTCGCCAGCATGGACATGCCCATTGCGCTGCCGGGCGATAGCAGTGTCGTGACTTCGCTCAGTATCGGCGTCGCGGTTTTTCCCGATCATGGCACCACGCCCGGTGCTCTGCTCAATGCCGCCGACGCAGCGATGTACCAGGCCAAACGCCTGTCGCGCGGTGCGCAATTCACGGCCGGGTCGGAGGACCCGGTCGATCCCGTTCAATCCAGGAGCTGA
- a CDS encoding YfiR family protein — MKVSVSATGRVIGGKHALRVGLLWLLASAACAQPSTSPGMAEQRAKSVTQVVLGILSYARWPVEPAQLRLCIVGPTEYTDDLVKGTTQATGRPVTVRRLLADNPAIVNQCDAVYIGKLTADERSRLFAALIGHPVLSISESDDQCTVGSLFCLRVGDEQVSFEVNLDSVARSGVRIHPSVLQLSRRKAAAP, encoded by the coding sequence ATGAAGGTGTCTGTCTCGGCGACAGGGCGCGTCATTGGCGGCAAGCACGCGTTGCGCGTCGGTTTGCTCTGGTTGCTGGCGAGCGCGGCCTGTGCACAGCCGTCAACATCGCCGGGCATGGCGGAACAGCGAGCCAAATCAGTCACCCAAGTGGTTCTTGGCATCCTCAGTTATGCGCGCTGGCCGGTTGAGCCAGCACAACTGCGCCTGTGTATCGTCGGCCCTACCGAATACACCGACGATCTGGTCAAAGGCACCACGCAGGCCACTGGTCGACCAGTAACGGTACGTCGCCTGCTGGCCGACAACCCGGCCATCGTCAATCAATGCGATGCGGTCTACATTGGCAAGCTCACCGCCGATGAACGCAGCCGGCTGTTCGCCGCGTTGATCGGCCATCCGGTGCTGAGCATCAGCGAAAGCGATGACCAATGCACCGTCGGCAGTCTGTTCTGCCTGCGCGTGGGGGATGAGCAGGTGTCCTTCGAGGTCAACCTCGACTCCGTCGCCCGCAGCGGCGTGCGCATTCATCCAAGCGTGCTGCAATTGTCGCGTCGCAAAGCGGCGGCACCATGA